From the genome of Nicotiana sylvestris chromosome 1, ASM39365v2, whole genome shotgun sequence:
CGAACGACCTGAGTATGCTATTGAGTTATATGAACTGAACAGCAGAGCTTAAGAGAAAATGTAATGTATTACTTTGTTATGCGTGAATATGATAattacaaaatgattagaaccacctttatatagtagatgaattctacttatggtacaattctaagtATGGAAGGAAATCTCATGATTGGCTAAATAACCGGTCCTGACTTGATACGTGCTGAGATTTCTGCCACGATCCTTGCCCGATCATGGATATCTCGACTTTCTGTTATTCGACTTAGCAGGCTACCTTCGATCTCGCTCGAACTCTTTCCCGCTTCGGTATCGATCACGACTGGTCTCGATCTTGATCGGTCCTTGATTCAGGAGCTTAGCAATCCATCTCCGTACCATGGTTCGATACAATGTGAGGTCGAGCCTTGGTTAGCCACCCCGGTTTCGGTTAGCCATACAAAATTAGGGAAACCCAATTTTGATAGTATATAATACTGTATAAATTTATGCATGGATTATGCTTGTATAAGGCTGGGAAGCGGGAAACCTGCTAGTGGTTCATGTTGTAGTAAGAACTAAGAAGACATTCATCGCTGTACTTAACCGGAAGGTTAGAATTAGATTCAAAAAGAAAGCCTCGAGGTGTAAAGCAAGCGTTTTTGTCTCCTCTCTTTTATACTCAAAGAGTTatagttttaaaaatataaattcaAGTAATGCGCATAACTAAGAAAAACTTAAAAAGACATAAATTTGATAATAAATTCCTAAATGATTCTCTATTTATgttttaaataaattttaaattataatatagaaaatattttgttaataGAAATCAAACTAAAAAGTCTACGTGCAAAATTAATAGAGAATAAGAAATACTAAAATTTAACTATATATTTAATGTACGTAATATTAAGATAACAATCATAAATATAACATTGTGATAACAATTATAAGAGGACTAcattactttatttatactttgaatttaCTTAATTTACAACTTAGAAAAAGATACTTATAACTTAACTACACTAGgtgataaaataaaatatgataaaatgattTTCAGCCATGAGGGAACATATTACAATTTGTAAGTTTCCATACTTCCTCAAAAAGTAACTAATTATGCAAGTTTTGGAAACTTTTTGCAAGTAACTAATTATGCAAGTTTAGGAAACTTTTTGCTTTTCCCATATTAGATGGGAAAAGGACAACGTGCCTATGAATATATGCGCCAACTTAGTTTATGCACTCACTACCTTTCTTTCATACACAATAAAGATTAGGGTTACTACTTCTTGTGTATCGTTGCCTTCTAATCTCCAGGGTTTAACTATGGCGCTGCTTTATAATTCTCAGCCAAAATTAGTTGGCTGCCAAGTTAGAGAGAATATTATGGCTTGCCGTAGGAAGAGGAAGATCTCGATTGATACCACCACCTATGATCATATCGTTGATGTTAAGGAGTTGGAGAAGGATAACAAATTCATTCGGGCTGCCATGCTGAAAATACGCTACGCTGATGTAATCTTTAAATCCCAACAACAAGTTCTAGGCAAAGCGTTTGATGGAACAGagatgaagaagaaaacaaagctgTGGGAAAAACAATTACGAGAAGCGAAAGCTAAGTCACAACGGCAAAGAGATAGAGAAGCGGCTCGGATCGCTATTGAAAACATCAAAAGGACGGTTCATTTTGATGATAGTATGCAAGCCGAAAAAGAACTTCTGATGATTATGGGTGCTACAAGTTGTTGGTAAAGAGTTCGCATGTTTTCTATAGAATTGCTTCTTGATTCCTAATTTCTTTCAAGATATGTTAATCAATATTTGAGTTTCTTTTTTTGCTTCTGTAAAACAAAATATCATCTATAGAAATTTATGAGTACAAAGGAGTTTTTACTTGTGGTTTTAATTTGAAGCAGATCACTAGATTGATATTTATAGAATAATATACATGTAGTTGTACAGAGCTATTTTATGTTCCCAATTTTAATTTCCTGTTTGTTGGTGCGCATGAGAAGTGAAGCAGTGATAAGTAACAAATTCATGAGTTTACTTAGTAGTTCAGTCCATATATTATTTACTGCAGTCTTGTTGTTGATAATATATGCTTTAGAGAGTAATAATAttcttcccagaccccacttgtggggcTGTTGTTGTTGTAGAGTAATAATATTCTTACGTTACAGGGGAAATACTTGGGAAAAATACCCGAGGAACGTAACCTTACATATTCTTGAGCTATAATTTCTCATATCCTGCGCATACTTTCTGCACAAAAATTCATACTTTTATCTTATTATCTGAAAAATCTTTAGTGTTAGTTTTGCAAATTAAATCGCAACCTCCATACTGCACCATTGTTGTCCGGCCTAAATTGACTTCCTCTCAAGtttcacttagagatcctgcACCACAGATAATAGTAATAGTATATATTTATGTAACCAATTCCAACTAGTTTTCTATCTATGATCACTAAATTTAAGGGTTTTTTGGTTCACACACTACTTAGCTGGTATAATAATATAATACAATTGTTTTATGATGAACGataatagaatttttttttttttttttgcagcaaATAATAATGCAAAGATTGTCAATGCAACAAGCTAAGTCACAATTTGAAAATTGTCATGCAGGGATTGCAATATCCAAGAAGAATCAGTCTTAAGGATTTTTAGACATTTTTAGGTGATTTTATCCAGGTGTTAGTGATACAAATATTAGTTTTTGCATTCCATCGGCATAAATTAATATATTGAATTCGCATGAGTTACACTAATATTGATATTTTGAAGCTTCATTTTGGAAACCAAATACGTGGAGTACCAATTATACGTAATTTTTTTCAGCAAAAATAAGTTTTTTATTAATTATATACAGTTTGCACTAGTAATACAAGGGTTATATGTTAAACAGTTAAACCCGCATCACTTAAAGATTTTTTTGCCAAAATCTTTTTTCTCAACACAAGCCAAATGAGCTTATAGGAAGCATTTCATAACTAAAACAAGTTATGATGTGACTGAGATTAATTATATTGGGATTAGTTATATTGAAATTCGTTACGATGTGATTAGTTATTAtgatattattttttattgactGTTTGGTATATGCTGTATTAATTTTGGGATTGTCAATTTTACTGTTTATCTGGAATAACTTATCATGAGATTACTATTCTATCTCGatactatttttaaacaaacaagaaataaaataatattaaatttttaatccaaaattattTTTGCTTGTACCATGCCATGTGATTATGCTTATAAATTTATTGAATTTTATATTATATGTCGTACACAGATCTAATGATCCAGATCTTAGGACCGCACTGATCCACCAAAAATGCACTGATCCACCAAAAATGCTCATTTTGGTAAAACGGGAAAGTGGAAAGTATTTTCTCAAGAAACAGTAAACCATAGCCCCTGACGACGCCTTACCCCAGCCAATTGCTACAAATGAAGTTGTGAATTCAACAACCGACTGCCACCGTCAGCAGCTGCTCCGCCACCTCCTAGCTCCGGCGAACAATGAGATCCAGACCACCACTGACTCGCAGGAGATCACCTACTATTCATTATGCCCCTGACAATACTCCCCTCTATCATTCTACTGGTACTCTTTTTCAACCCTTTTTTCAATTTATCTATCTGGGTTTTGCTTGATGGAGTTTGTGCTGGGAAAGGTGGAAGATTTTACATATTTGGAAGAAAATGTTTTCTACTTGATTGCTATGCTGGGTTTTAGTTATTGAGTCTCAAGGTTTATGTTATGCTagtaattttgcatttttagctttcCCCTGCACGTCCCTTCTTGCACGTTCCTCTATTTACTAACCTAAATTCTCGAGGTCACTTGTCTCGTTGATTGTTTTTTTGTTCTGCATTAATGGGTACAacaacaagtaaaggtttaatgATGAAAATTCATGCCATTTTTTGGTATTAATGAAATGTAGTGAAAATGGGCATATACTGTGTTATAGGTGCGGGCGTGATTTGCCTAGGAAGGGATTAGAATATGTGATGAAAGGCGATTAATTAGGAGAGAAAAAAATTGATTGCCCACAGAGGAAGTGATATCAGATTCATGTAGAACTCTTTTTACTTCTTCAATAAAACCTGCTAGTCTTTGACATAGTTGTCATATCATGATAAGTATCACATATTAAACTGGCCGTTATTTGAATCTCACATTGTGTTGTAAATCATATCCTTAGATGCAAAACATACTTAAAACATAGAATTTGTGAATAACTAACCAGTATTTATGGTTAAAAGTTTGAAGGTTACATTTGCAAATTTGGCTTCATTTGGTCTTGACATCCCTCTATCCAGTGGGTAATGGGTCTGCCCCTCTATGCTTCTTCACTTAAGTACCAGTCTTTTGTCTACAGCAAGGTTCAAACTCTTGACGTGCACCTAACTAGTACATCACACGATGTGCTCTTACTGTTAGACCGAAGCATCAGGGGGCAAAATAAGTACACTTGTTCTCCTGCGTAGGTACACTTGACCAGCAACACAATTTCTGTCAACTTGACCAGCAACATATAGTGTGTTGTAGGTGCTGCTGTGATTTGACTAGGGAAGGGGTTAGAACATCTGATGAAAGACTATTAATTAGAAGAGGAAAAAAATTCATTGCCCAAAGAGGAAATGGTATCAGAAGAGATGAATGTGGAGAACTCTTTTACTTCTTCAATAAGTCCTGTTAAGTCTTTGACATAACTGTCATATCATGATAAGTATCACGTATTAAACTGGCCGTTATTTGAATCTCACATTGTGTTGTAAATCATATCTTTAGATGCAAAACATACTTAAAACATAGAATTTGTGAATAACTAAAAAGTATTTATGGTTAAAAGTTTGAAGGTTACATTTGCGAATTTGGCTTCATTTTGTCTTGACATTCCTCTATCCTGTGGATAATGGGTCTGCCCCTCTATGCTTCTTAACTTAAATTCCAGACTTTTGTCTACATCAAGGTTTGAACTCTTGACGTGCACCTAATCGGTACTTCACACGATGTGCTCTTACTGTTAGACCGAAGCATCAGGGGGGAAAATAAGTACACTTGTTCTCTTGCGTAGGTACACTTGACCAGCAACACAATTTCTGTCAACTTGACCAGCAACATATACTGTGTTGTAGGTGCTGCTGTGATTTGACTAGGGAAGGGGTTAGAACATCTGATGAAAGACTATTAATTAGAAGAGGAAAAAAATTCATTGCCCAAAGAGGAAATGGTATCAGAAGAGATGAATGTGGAGAACTCTTTTACTTCTTCAATAAGTCCTGATAAGTCTTTGACATAACTGTCATATCATGATAAGTATCACGTATTAAACTGGCCGTTATTTGAATCTCACATTGTGTTGTAAATCATATCTTTAGATGCAAAACATACTTAAAACATAGAATTTGTGAATAACTAAAAAGTATTTAAGGTTAAAAGTTTGAAGGTTACATTTGCGAATTTGGCTTCATGACATTCCTCTATCCTGTGGATAATGGGTCTGCCCCTCTATGCTTCTTAACTTAAATACCAGACTTTTGTCTACATCAAGGTTTGAACTCTTGACGTGCACCTAATCGGTACTTCACACGATGTGCTCTTACTGTTAGACCGAAGCATCAGGGGGAAAAATAAGTACACTTGTTCTCTTGCGTAGGTATACTTGACCAACAACACAATTTCTGTCAACTTGACCAGCAACATATACTGTGTTGTAGGTGCTGCTGTGATTTGACTAGGGAAGGGGTTAGAACATCTGATGAAAGACTATTAATTAGAAGAGGAAAAAAATTCATTGCCCAAAGAGGAAATGGTATCAGAAGAGATGAATGTGGAGAACTCTTTTACTTCTTCAATAAGTCCTGATAAGTCTTTGACATAACTGTCATATCATGATAAGTATCACGTATTAAACTGGCCGTTATTTGAATCTCACATTGTGTTGTAAATCATATCTTTAGATGCAAAACATACTTAAAACATAGAATTTGTGAATAACTAAAAAGTATTTAAGGTTAAAAGTTTGAAGGTTACATTTGCGAATTTGGCTTCATTTTGTCTTGACATTCCTCTATCCTGTGGATAATGGGTCTGCCCCTCTATGCTTCTTAACTTAAATACCAGACTTTTGTCTACATCAAGGTTTGAACTCTTGACGTGCACCTAATCGGTACTTCACACGATGTGCTCTTACTGTTAGACCGAAGCATCAGGGGGAAAAATAAGTACACTTGTTCTCTTGCGTAGGTACACTTGACCAGCTACACAATTTCTGTCAACTTGACCAGCAACATATACTGTGTTGTAGGTGCTGCTGTGATTTGACTAGGGAAGGGGTTAGAACATCTGATGAAAGACTATTAATTAGGAGAGGAAAAAATTCATTGCCCAAAGAGGAAATGGTATCAGAAGAGATGAATGTGGAGAACTCTTTTACTTCTTCAATAAGTCCTGTTAAGTCTTTGACATAACTGTCATATCATGATAAGTATCACGTATTAAACTGGCCGTTATTTGAATCTCACATTGTGTTGTAAATCATATCTTTAAATGCAAAACATACTTAAAACATAGAATTTGTGAATAATTAAAAAGTATTTAAGGTTAAAAGTTTGAAGGTTACATTTGCGAATTTGGCTTCATTTTATCTTGACATTCCTCTATCCTGTGGATAATGGGTCTGCCCCTTTATGCTTCTTAACTTAAATACCAGACTTTTGTCTACATCAAGGTTTGAACTCTTGACGTGCACCTAATCGGTACTTCACACGATGTGCTCTTACTGTTAGACCGAAGCATCATGGGGCAAAATAAGTACACTTGTTCTCTTGCGTAGGTACACTTGACCAGCAACACAATTTCCGTcaacttatttatttatttatttatgaaacTACTAGGCTTAAATTTATTATCAACCAAATAATAGAAATAGATAAACTTGTACAGTATAAGATTATATGTTCATGATGTAGCCAATAGTGATGATTTTCAGAAGTGTAAGCGTATATAATTGACGAAACAGCTGAAACAAGTGTTTGTGCTGGAAATCATGTCCTATGAACTGATGGACTTCAACTTCCACATTGTGTGCACTCTTGTATGTTTCCAGTTTTATGGGTTAGAAAAACCTGACTACAAATCTTCTTTTCTTAATGCCCCAACTTGTTTTGACAAGAGATGAATATAGGAAAAAGAATCACATATTTCATTACCTTTTAGCTTTTATTAGCAGTTGTAACAAACTTTTGTAGGTGTTGCAAAAGAATGATGTCATTTAGAGTAGTTTCCCGATGGCTATGTTAGCTTCAGATTGGAATCGGAGATGTTTGTATGCTTTGAATTTTTTAACACCAAAAGTTAATAACTAAAAAGTATTTAAGGTTAAAAGTTTGAAGGTTACATTTGCGAATTTGGCTTCATGACATTCCTCTATCCTGTGGATAATGGGTTTGCCCCTCTATGCTTCTTAACTTAAATACCAGACTTTTGTCTACATCAAGGTTTGAACTCTTGACGTGCACCTAATCGGTACTTCACACGATGTGCTCTTACTGTTAGACCGAAGCATCAGGGGGCAAAATAAGTACACTTGTTCTCTTGCGTAGGTACACTTGACCAGCAACACAATTTCCGTcaacttatttatttatttatttatgaaacTACTAGGCTTAAATTTATTATCAACCAAATAATAGAAATAGATAAACTTGTACAGTATAAGATTATATGTTCATGATGTAGCCAATAGTGATGATTTTCAGAAGTGTAAGCGTATATAATTGACGAAACAGCTGAAACAAGTGTTTGTGCTGGAAATCATGTCCTATGAACTGATGGACTTCAACTTCCACATTGTGTGCGCTCTTGTATGTTTCCAGTTTTATGGGTTAGAAAAACCTGACTACAAATCTTCTTTTCTTAATGCCCCAACTTGTTTTGACAAGAGATGAATATAGGAAAAAGAATCACATATTCCATTACCTTTTAGCTTTTATTAGCAGTTGTAACAAACTTTTGTAGGTGTTGCAAAAGAATGATGTCATTTAGAGTAGTTTCCCGATGGCTATGTTAGCTTCAGATTGTAATCGGAGATGTTTGTATGCTTTGAATTTTTTAACACCAAAAGTTAAtactccccccccccctccctccgtttcatattagattaggtagtttgactcggcacggagtttaagaaaaagaagaagacttttaaaacttgtggtcttaaaagcttaaggggtaaaaggttTGTGggaccatgacatttgtgtggctataaaagcatctcattaagggtaaatgggtaaaatgaaagagtttaaagttgagttatttccaaatttagaaatgtgtcatttgttttggaacaaactaaaaaggaaagtacctcatctaatatgaaacggagggagtatctcTTTACCGATCAGGGAAAAAAAAGAGAACTGAAAATTATTCAATGTCTTGTACCTGCCGACACTGGCCAATGCATCACAAGAGGGTATGAAAAACCTTCGTACTGCCTTGGTGCCATCCCTGCTCTATGGTGTTGATCCGTAGTGTAGCTGGGGCGGAATTTCAGGTCTTGAAATAATCTTGGCAAGGGTTTGTATTATGGTTGTGGATGTATTTTTAAACAAAGGAAACAAAGGAAACAAATGGAACTTAGATCCAAATTCCATCTCACCAAAATCAACAAGCATAAATCATAACAAGCTCATTAGTACAATTGTTTTAGCAGTAATAGTTCTGAGATTTGATGTGTATCTAGTTGACCAATTTCCATCCCTTTGTCAGCCTTTTTATATGCTTCTTCAACTTTTAGTTCTAAGTAAATTTTGTTAATTATTCTTTTCCTTCTAGTCTTGTATGCTTCTACATATGCATGCTTATACACATAATGATGCATTATTGGACTTCTGCATTACCTGTAGTTATATGCTTTTTAAAATAtggtttttgttttctctttcccGGGGGAGCCGGAGAGTGCTTGAGGTCAAGCTAAATTGAACTTCTGTCTCAATTTTCGTAGTTCAGTCTTGTTTGTAGTGGCAGTTTTTGACTCCTTTTCCTGACAGAttcattttttggtaatttattcCCAGAGGCTCTGCCTCTATGAATTTCAGCAACGTGGGTTCATCAACCACCAGAGATTCCTTTCTTGGAATAAACACGGGCCCTCTtgcttttattctttttgatATCAAACGTTTGGGTCCGTTCTCAAGGACTGTTACATTTGTGTTGTCATCTTGCTCATGTTAATAGGATGATTGAAATACCTGCATCAAACCACGAAACATGACATGTAAATACATCCGCACATCTCCTAGCATTTTGCGTTCTTAACATTATTTTTCTGTTTATTATAGGAAATGACGACGTAGATAGTGGGAGAAAGAAGATGAAGCACAGGGGAAAAAATGTTGTATGGTCCCCTGCAATGGACAAGTGTCTGATTGAAGCACTTGCTATCCAAGCAAGAAATGGAAATAAAGTTGACAAATGCTTCAATGAAAATGCATATAATGCTGCCTGTGTTGCTGTTAATACTCATTTCAGCTTGTCGTTAAATAACCAAAAGGTTATTAATCGTCTTAAGACAATCAAAAAGAGGTATAATATAATCAGTAATATCCTCAGTCAAGAGGGATTCTCTTGGAATCCAAATACAGATACAATCGACTGTGAGGATGATGATCTTTGGAAGAAATATGTTGCTGTAAGTTTTAGCTTGTCATGCTCGCTTTTTGTTCCAAACTTTGGttaatactttttttttttttggggttgTGTTTTGGCGTTCCCCTTCTCGTTATCATCTCTCTTAGTTCCATAAGATACTTTGTATTCTTCTGCTTGCCTGATGCCATTGTACAATATCTAATATGTTATTAGGCACACCCTGATGCTAGGGCTTTCCGAGGAAAGCAGATAGCCATGTATGAAGAAATGAAAATTGTATGTGGAAATTATCAAGCTCCTACTCGCTGGAGTAGAATGTCAGCCAATGTGAATGGAAATCCAGTGATAGAGTGCAAGTACGAACAAGAATCTGGTTCATATCTTTCAGCAAGTTCAGAGCATATGAACGATTCAGATGGAACCGAGACACAGTCATCTGCCAAAGAACCAGTATATACCGAAATGGCTGCTAataatgaagatga
Proteins encoded in this window:
- the LOC104240448 gene encoding uncharacterized protein, with amino-acid sequence MRSRPPLTRRRSPTIHYAPDNTPLYHSTGNDDVDSGRKKMKHRGKNVVWSPAMDKCLIEALAIQARNGNKVDKCFNENAYNAACVAVNTHFSLSLNNQKVINRLKTIKKRYNIISNILSQEGFSWNPNTDTIDCEDDDLWKKYVAAHPDARAFRGKQIAMYEEMKIVCGNYQAPTRWSRMSANVNGNPVIECKYEQESGSYLSASSEHMNDSDGTETQSSAKEPVYTEMAANNEDEDEPEAQPERQAAERTRSSETLQDAMLAIASSIRHLADTIEQSKYTIDTPALLQAVMEIEGLEEAKQMYAFESLNEDPVKARAFMAYNRRLRRIYLYRLFGWWR